The following proteins are encoded in a genomic region of Populus trichocarpa isolate Nisqually-1 chromosome 13, P.trichocarpa_v4.1, whole genome shotgun sequence:
- the LOC7481743 gene encoding protein SRC2 homolog, translating into MECRPLEITVASGKDLKDVNVFGKMDLYCVVSIKGDPHKSKQKQKTHVHKDCGPNPLWNFPMKFNIDEAAAQQNRLQIKFKLLAERMMGDKEVGVVSVPVKELLDSKDGKGGLMSYAVKTPSGKMKGTLSFSFNFGEKVSAPAPEKAKKTGEHVAAAASPAKGYHEPVTAYPATGYQGAPGSSSAYPAPPPQAAPYPYPYPYQYPPPPQHGYGGYPPAPGHGYPGYPPQPGYGGYPPVMQQQKPKKSGKGNMALGLGAGLLGGLLVGDMISDVGEMAAYDDGFSDGLDF; encoded by the coding sequence ATGGAGTGCAGGCCATTAGAGATCACGGTTGCCTCAGGCAAAGATCTCAAAGATGTGAACGTTTTCGGCAAGATGGATCTCTATTGTGTTGTTTCCATCAAGGGAGATCCACACAAGTCTAAGCAGAAACAGAAAACCCACGTTCATAAAGATTGTGGGCCTAACCCTCTTTGGAATTTCCCCATGAAATTCAACATCGACGAAGCCGCTGCTCAACAAAATCGCTTGCAAATCAAGTTCAAGCTTCTAGCTGAGCGAATGATGGGAGATAAAGAAGTTGGGGTGGTTTCTGTGCCTGTCAAGGAATTACTGGATTCAAAAGATGGAAAAGGTGGTCTCATGAGCTATGCTGTCAAGACCCCATCTGGGAAGATGAAAGGAACGTTGAGTTTCTCCTTTAATTTTGGTGAGAAAGTCAGTGCTCCTGCGCCGGAGAAGGCGAAAAAGACGGGCGAGcatgttgctgctgctgcttctccTGCAAAGGGATATCATGAGCCCGTCACTGCCTACCCTGCAACGGGATATCAGGGTGCTCCTGGTTCAAGTTCTGCCTACCCAGCGCCACCGCCTCAAGCGGCTCCTTATCCATATCCTTATCCTTATCAGTATCCTCCACCACCCCAACATGGTTATGGTGGATACCCACCTGCACCCGGACATGGGTATCCCGGTTATCCACCACAACCCGGTTATGGTGGGTATCCACCAGTGATGCAACAACAGAAGCCCAAGAAAAGTGGTAAAGGAAATATGGCTTTGGGATTGGGAGCTGGATTGCTTGGTGGATTGCTGGTTGGTGATATGATTTCCGATGTTGGTGAGATGGCTGCCTATGACGATGGCTTTTCTGATGGACttgatttttag
- the LOC7473272 gene encoding autophagy-related protein 18a isoform X1: MATRTESDSGPDNHTTTTTTITNNPTQVATPPTYHLSFNQNHTCFSVGLQNGFRVFDTDPFKPSFRRELDTHGGIGLVAMLYRCNLFCLVGGGPDPIYPSNKVMIWDDHVSRCIGELSFRSEVRNVKLRRDMIVVVLNQKIFVYNFLDLKLLLQIETVLNPNGLCEISQNSSPMVLVSLGLQKGQIRVENFGSKKSKFVMAHDSRVVCMSLTQDGGRLATASSKGTLIRVFNTLDGTLLQEVRRGADRADIYSLVFSSNAQFLAVSSDKGTVHIFSLKVDSGSLASLTNDRSHIASEPIHSRLSSLCLFKGVLPKYFSSEWSVAQFRLPEGLQYFVGFGQQKNTIVIIGMDGSFYRCEFDPVAGGEMIQLEYHNFLNAENF; encoded by the exons ATGGCGACCCGAACCGAATCCGACTCTGGACCCGATAACCAcaccacaaccaccaccaccataacCAACAACCCAACCCAAGTAGCAACCCCTCCAACCTATCACCtgtcctttaaccaaaaccacaCCTGCTTCTCAGTTGGACTCCAAAACGGGTTCCGGGTCTTTGACACGGACCCATTCAAACCCTCGTTCCGCCGCGAATTAGACACACACGGCGGCATCGGATTGGTCGCCATGCTTTACCGCTGCAACCTCTTCTGCCTAGTTGGTGGCGGACCCGACCCGATTTACCCCAGCAACAAAGTGATGATTTGGGACGACCATGTTTCCCGGTGTATAGGAGAATTATCATTCAGGTCAGAGGTCAGGAACGTAAAACTTCGCCGCGATATGATCGTAGTTGTATTGAACCAAAAGATATTTGTTTACAATTTCTTGGACTTGAAGTTATTGCTTCAAATAGAGACGGTTTTGAACCCTAATGGGTTGTGTGAGATTTCGCAGAATTCTTCGCCAATGGTTTTGGTTAGTCTAGGGTTGCAAAAGGGTCAAATTAGGGTGGAGAATTTTGGGTCGAAGAAGAGTAAGTTTGTTATGGCTCATGATTCAAGAGTTGTTTGCATGAGTTTAACTCAAGATGGGGGGAGGTTAGCGACCGCGAGCTCTAAAGGGACTTTGATTAGAGTATTTAATACTTTGGATGGGACTTTGTTACAAGAG GTTAGGAGAGGTGCAGATAGAGCAGATATCTACAGCCTAGTATTTTCATCCAATGCTCAGTTCCTAGCTGTCTCAAGCGATAAGGGAACTGTACATATCTTTAGTCTCAAGGTTGATTCAGGGTCCTTGGCCTCACTGACAAATGACAGATCTCACATTGCATCTGAACCAATTCATTCTAGACTTTCATCTCTTTGCCTATTCAAAG GTGTGTTGCCAAAGTATTTCAGCTCAGAGTGGTCAGTAGCCCAGTTTCGATTACCTGAAGGTTTGCAGTACTTTGTTGGGTTTGGCCAGCAGAAGAACACTATTGTCATCATCGGCATGGATGGAAG CTTCTATAGATGTGAGTTTGATCCAGTGGCTGGTGGGGAGATGATCCAGCTTGAATATCACAATTTTCTAAACGCGGAGAATTTCTGA
- the LOC7473270 gene encoding putative protease Do-like 14 isoform X1, protein MMDYLLRKVSTCPSKYIRIPVIAIAAAAAGGSGLLYANSKHRDSDTRISLSFRAESLHESLLLPWRTPLDLTQHSWHFDFVGNLPLFSSRISPVPSGDIKNENPGVVGESPKPSCGCLGRDTIANAAARVGPAVVNLSVPKGFYGITTGKSIGSGTIIDSNGTILTCAHVVVDFQDMRDSSKGKVDVTLQDGRTFEGTVVNADLHSDIAIVKIKSKTPLPTAKLGSSSKLRPGDWVVAMGCPLSLQNTVTAGIVSCVDRKSSDLGLGGMRREYLQTDCAINMGNSGGPLINVDGEVVGVNIMKVLAADGLSFAVPIDSIAKIMEHFKRSGRVIRPWLGLKMIDLNEMIITQLKERDPKFPNVKEGVLVPMVTPGSPADRAGFHPGDVVIKFDGKPVRSIKEIIEIMGDRVGKPLEVVLKRPNDVVVNLTVIPEEANPDM, encoded by the exons ATGATGGATTATTTACTG AGAAAGGTTTCAACATGTCCTAGTAAATACATTCGCATTCCAGTCATTGccattgctgctgctgctgctggtggatCCGGTCTCTTGTATGCAAACAGCAAGCACCGTGATTCCG ATACAAGGATATCACTTTCATTTCGTGCTGAATCTTTGCATGAATCTTTGCTACTTCCATGGCGAACACCACTGGACTTGACCCAGCATAGTTGGCACTTTG ATTTTGTAGGAAATCTCCCGTTATTCTCTTCTAGAATCAGTCCTGTTCCATCTGGTGATATAAAGAATGAAAATCCAGGGGTTGTTGGAGAGAGTCCAAAACCCAGTTGTGGATGTTTAGGCAGAGATACCATCGCAAATGCGGCTGCTAGGGTTGGTCCTGCTGTTGTTAATCTATCTGTTCCAAAGG GATTCTATGGGATTACTACTGGAAAGAGTATAGGGTCTGGCACTATCATTGATTCAAATGGTACGATCTTGACTTGTGCTCATGTTGTGGTCGATTTTCAAGACATGAGAGATTCATCCAAAGGAAAG GTTGATGTGACTTTGCAAGATGGTCGGACGTTTGAGGGTACAGTGGTCAATGCTGATTTACATTCTGATATTGCTATTGTAAAGATAAAGTCTAAAACCCCACTGCCAACTGCAAAACTTGGTTCATCAAGCAAGCTTCGCCCAGGGGACTGGGTGGTAGCTATGGGCTGTCCACTTTCCCTTCAAAATACCGTGACAGCTGGCATTGTTAG CTGTGTTGATCGTAAAAGCAGTGACTTGGGTCTTGGAGGAATGCGAAGAGAGTATTTACAGACAGATTGTGCAATCAATATG GGAAATTCTGGTGGGCCGCTCATTAATGTTGATGGAGAAGTTGTTGGTGTTAATATCATGAAAGTACTGGCTGCAGATGGATTAAGTTTTGCTGTACCAATTGATTCAATTGCCAAAATTATGGAGCATTTCAAAAGGAGTGG GAGAGTCATTCGGCCTTGGCTTGGcttgaaaatgattgatcttAATGAGATGATCATTACTCAACTTAAAGAGAGAGATCCCAAATTCCCTAATGTTAAAGAAGGTGTTCTTGTACCTATG GTAACTCCAGGCTCTCCAGCTGATCGTGCTGGATTCCACCCTGGTGATGTTGTCATCAAATTTGATGGGAAGCCTGTTCGAAGCATCAAGGAG ATCATTGAAATTATGGGAGACAGAGTTGGCAAACCCTTGGAGGTAGTTCTGAAAAGACCAAATGATGTGGTGGTGAATTTGACTGTTATTCCAGAGGAGGCAAATCCAGATATGTGA
- the LOC7473270 gene encoding putative protease Do-like 14 isoform X2, which translates to MMDYLLRKVSTCPSKYIRIPVIAIAAAAAGGSGLLYANSKHRDSDTRISLSFRAESLHESLLLPWRTPLDLTQHSWHFGNLPLFSSRISPVPSGDIKNENPGVVGESPKPSCGCLGRDTIANAAARVGPAVVNLSVPKGFYGITTGKSIGSGTIIDSNGTILTCAHVVVDFQDMRDSSKGKVDVTLQDGRTFEGTVVNADLHSDIAIVKIKSKTPLPTAKLGSSSKLRPGDWVVAMGCPLSLQNTVTAGIVSCVDRKSSDLGLGGMRREYLQTDCAINMGNSGGPLINVDGEVVGVNIMKVLAADGLSFAVPIDSIAKIMEHFKRSGRVIRPWLGLKMIDLNEMIITQLKERDPKFPNVKEGVLVPMVTPGSPADRAGFHPGDVVIKFDGKPVRSIKEIIEIMGDRVGKPLEVVLKRPNDVVVNLTVIPEEANPDM; encoded by the exons ATGATGGATTATTTACTG AGAAAGGTTTCAACATGTCCTAGTAAATACATTCGCATTCCAGTCATTGccattgctgctgctgctgctggtggatCCGGTCTCTTGTATGCAAACAGCAAGCACCGTGATTCCG ATACAAGGATATCACTTTCATTTCGTGCTGAATCTTTGCATGAATCTTTGCTACTTCCATGGCGAACACCACTGGACTTGACCCAGCATAGTTGGCACTTTG GAAATCTCCCGTTATTCTCTTCTAGAATCAGTCCTGTTCCATCTGGTGATATAAAGAATGAAAATCCAGGGGTTGTTGGAGAGAGTCCAAAACCCAGTTGTGGATGTTTAGGCAGAGATACCATCGCAAATGCGGCTGCTAGGGTTGGTCCTGCTGTTGTTAATCTATCTGTTCCAAAGG GATTCTATGGGATTACTACTGGAAAGAGTATAGGGTCTGGCACTATCATTGATTCAAATGGTACGATCTTGACTTGTGCTCATGTTGTGGTCGATTTTCAAGACATGAGAGATTCATCCAAAGGAAAG GTTGATGTGACTTTGCAAGATGGTCGGACGTTTGAGGGTACAGTGGTCAATGCTGATTTACATTCTGATATTGCTATTGTAAAGATAAAGTCTAAAACCCCACTGCCAACTGCAAAACTTGGTTCATCAAGCAAGCTTCGCCCAGGGGACTGGGTGGTAGCTATGGGCTGTCCACTTTCCCTTCAAAATACCGTGACAGCTGGCATTGTTAG CTGTGTTGATCGTAAAAGCAGTGACTTGGGTCTTGGAGGAATGCGAAGAGAGTATTTACAGACAGATTGTGCAATCAATATG GGAAATTCTGGTGGGCCGCTCATTAATGTTGATGGAGAAGTTGTTGGTGTTAATATCATGAAAGTACTGGCTGCAGATGGATTAAGTTTTGCTGTACCAATTGATTCAATTGCCAAAATTATGGAGCATTTCAAAAGGAGTGG GAGAGTCATTCGGCCTTGGCTTGGcttgaaaatgattgatcttAATGAGATGATCATTACTCAACTTAAAGAGAGAGATCCCAAATTCCCTAATGTTAAAGAAGGTGTTCTTGTACCTATG GTAACTCCAGGCTCTCCAGCTGATCGTGCTGGATTCCACCCTGGTGATGTTGTCATCAAATTTGATGGGAAGCCTGTTCGAAGCATCAAGGAG ATCATTGAAATTATGGGAGACAGAGTTGGCAAACCCTTGGAGGTAGTTCTGAAAAGACCAAATGATGTGGTGGTGAATTTGACTGTTATTCCAGAGGAGGCAAATCCAGATATGTGA
- the LOC7481741 gene encoding probable histone H2A.5, producing the protein MEATTKATKGAGGRRGGERKKSVSKSTKAGLQFPVGRIARFLKKGRYAQRVGSGAPIYMAAVLEYLAAEVLELAGNAARDNKKNRINPRHVLLAIRNDEELGKLLQGVTIASGGVLPNINPVLLPKKSASSEKSSGSEPKSPKKA; encoded by the exons ATGGAGGCAACAACAAAGGCAACGAAAGGTGCAGGAGGAAGGAGAGGAGGAGAACGAAAGAAGTCAGTTTCGAAGTCAACCAAAGCTGGTCTTCAGTTCCCTGTGGGTCGTATCGCTAGGTTCTTGAAGAAAGGTCGTTACGCTCAACGTGTTGGTTCTGGTGCTCCTATTTACATGGCAGCTGTTCTTGAATATCTCGCTGCTGAG GTGTTGGAATTGGCCGGAAACGCAGCAAGAGACAACAAGAAAAACAGAATAAACCCAAGACACGTCTTGTTGGCTATAAGAAACGATGAAGAACTGGGAAAATTGCTGCAGGGCGTTACAATCGCAAGCGGAGGAGTGTTGCCTAACATTAACCCAGTTCTTTTACCCAAGAAAAGTGCAAGCAGTGAGAAATCTTCTGGATCCGAGCCCAAATCTCCTAAAAAGGCCTAA
- the LOC7473272 gene encoding autophagy-related protein 18a isoform X2 produces MATRTESDSGPDNHTTTTTTITNNPTQVATPPTYHLSFNQNHTCFSVGLQNGFRVFDTDPFKPSFRRELDTHGGIGLVAMLYRCNLFCLVGGGPDPIYPSNKVMIWDDHVSRCIGELSFRSEVRNVKLRRDMIVVVLNQKIFVYNFLDLKLLLQIETVLNPNGLCEISQNSSPMVLVSLGLQKGQIRVENFGSKKSKFVMAHDSRVVCMSLTQDGGRLATASSKGTLIRVFNTLDGTLLQEVWRGADRADIYSLVFSSNAQFLAVSSDKGTVHIFSLKVDSGSLASLTNDRSHIASEPIHSRLSSLCLFKGVLPKYFSSEWSVAQFRLPEGLQYFVGFGQQKNTIVIIGMDGSFYRCEFDPVAGGEMIQLEYHNFLNAENF; encoded by the exons ATGGCGACCCGAACCGAATCCGACTCTGGACCCGATAACCAcaccacaaccaccaccaccataacCAACAACCCAACCCAAGTAGCAACCCCTCCAACCTATCACCtgtcctttaaccaaaaccacaCCTGCTTCTCAGTTGGACTCCAAAACGGGTTCCGGGTCTTTGACACGGACCCATTCAAACCCTCGTTCCGCCGCGAATTAGACACACACGGCGGCATCGGATTGGTCGCCATGCTTTACCGCTGCAACCTCTTCTGCCTAGTTGGTGGCGGACCCGACCCGATTTACCCCAGCAACAAAGTGATGATTTGGGACGACCATGTTTCCCGGTGTATAGGAGAATTATCATTCAGGTCAGAGGTCAGGAACGTAAAACTTCGCCGCGATATGATCGTAGTTGTATTGAACCAAAAGATATTTGTTTACAATTTCTTGGACTTGAAGTTATTGCTTCAAATAGAGACGGTTTTGAACCCTAATGGGTTGTGTGAGATTTCGCAGAATTCTTCGCCAATGGTTTTGGTTAGTCTAGGGTTGCAAAAGGGTCAAATTAGGGTGGAGAATTTTGGGTCGAAGAAGAGTAAGTTTGTTATGGCTCATGATTCAAGAGTTGTTTGCATGAGTTTAACTCAAGATGGGGGGAGGTTAGCGACCGCGAGCTCTAAAGGGACTTTGATTAGAGTATTTAATACTTTGGATGGGACTTTGTTACAAGAGGTATG GAGAGGTGCAGATAGAGCAGATATCTACAGCCTAGTATTTTCATCCAATGCTCAGTTCCTAGCTGTCTCAAGCGATAAGGGAACTGTACATATCTTTAGTCTCAAGGTTGATTCAGGGTCCTTGGCCTCACTGACAAATGACAGATCTCACATTGCATCTGAACCAATTCATTCTAGACTTTCATCTCTTTGCCTATTCAAAG GTGTGTTGCCAAAGTATTTCAGCTCAGAGTGGTCAGTAGCCCAGTTTCGATTACCTGAAGGTTTGCAGTACTTTGTTGGGTTTGGCCAGCAGAAGAACACTATTGTCATCATCGGCATGGATGGAAG CTTCTATAGATGTGAGTTTGATCCAGTGGCTGGTGGGGAGATGATCCAGCTTGAATATCACAATTTTCTAAACGCGGAGAATTTCTGA